A single Micromonospora luteifusca DNA region contains:
- the ctaD gene encoding aa3-type cytochrome oxidase subunit I codes for MTTVAPKPVVTRPWPVREPVKGSAIARLLRTTDAKQIGIMYMVTAFAFFMIGGLMALIMRAELARPGLQFLSPEQYNQLFTMHGTIMLLFFATPIVFAFANYIVPIQIGAPDVSFPRLNSFAYWLYLFGGTIATAGFLTPGGAADFGWFAYAPLSSVEHSPGVGANMWVMGLAISGLGTILGAVNIITTVLTLRAPGMTMFRMPIFTWNILVTSLLVILVFPLLAAALFALAADRILGSHVYDPATGGPMLWQHLFWFFGHPEVYIVALPFFGIISEIIPVFSRKPIFGYKGLVAATVAIAALSMSVWAHHMFATGQVLLPFFSFLSYLIAVPTGMKFFNWIGTMWRGQISFETPMLWAVGFLVTFLFGGLTGVLLASPPIDFHVSDSYFVVAHFHYVLFGTIVFAVFAGIYFWFPKMFGRMLDERLGKVHFWLTMIGFHTTFLVQHWLGNEGMPRRYADYLPSDGFTTLNTISTIGAFITGISTLPFIYNCWKSYKTGPVVEVNDPWGHGNSLEWATSSPPPLRNFDRMPRIRSERPAFDAKFPELAAGQTLAGPPEGGAKPLTRESDGGASYREDVASDIDRH; via the coding sequence GTGACCACCGTCGCACCCAAGCCGGTCGTGACCCGGCCCTGGCCGGTCCGGGAGCCGGTCAAGGGGTCGGCCATCGCGCGGCTGCTGCGAACCACGGACGCGAAGCAAATCGGGATCATGTACATGGTCACCGCGTTCGCGTTCTTCATGATCGGTGGCCTGATGGCCCTGATCATGCGTGCTGAGCTGGCCCGACCCGGGCTGCAGTTCCTGTCGCCGGAGCAGTACAACCAGCTCTTCACGATGCACGGCACGATCATGTTGCTGTTCTTCGCGACGCCGATCGTGTTCGCCTTCGCGAACTACATCGTGCCGATCCAGATCGGCGCGCCCGACGTTTCCTTCCCCCGCCTGAACAGCTTCGCCTACTGGCTGTATCTGTTCGGCGGCACGATCGCCACCGCCGGTTTCCTCACCCCGGGTGGCGCCGCTGACTTCGGCTGGTTCGCGTACGCGCCGCTGAGCAGCGTCGAGCACTCGCCCGGCGTCGGCGCCAACATGTGGGTCATGGGTCTGGCCATCTCCGGTCTGGGCACCATCCTCGGCGCGGTGAACATCATCACCACGGTGCTGACCCTGCGCGCGCCCGGCATGACCATGTTCCGGATGCCGATCTTCACGTGGAACATCCTGGTCACCAGCCTTCTGGTGATCCTGGTCTTCCCGCTGCTGGCCGCGGCGCTCTTCGCGCTCGCCGCGGACCGGATCCTCGGCTCCCACGTGTACGACCCGGCAACCGGTGGGCCGATGCTCTGGCAACACCTGTTCTGGTTCTTCGGGCATCCCGAGGTCTACATCGTCGCGCTGCCGTTCTTCGGCATCATCAGCGAGATCATCCCGGTCTTCTCCCGCAAGCCGATCTTCGGCTACAAGGGTCTGGTCGCCGCGACCGTCGCGATCGCCGCGCTCTCCATGAGCGTCTGGGCGCACCACATGTTCGCCACCGGCCAGGTGCTGCTGCCGTTCTTCAGCTTCCTCAGCTACCTGATCGCAGTGCCGACCGGTATGAAGTTCTTCAACTGGATCGGCACGATGTGGCGGGGCCAGATCAGCTTCGAGACTCCCATGCTCTGGGCGGTCGGCTTCCTGGTCACCTTCCTCTTCGGTGGTCTCACCGGTGTGCTGCTGGCCAGCCCGCCGATCGACTTCCACGTGTCGGACTCGTACTTCGTCGTGGCGCACTTCCACTACGTGCTCTTCGGCACGATCGTGTTCGCGGTCTTCGCCGGCATCTACTTCTGGTTCCCGAAGATGTTCGGCCGGATGCTCGACGAGCGCCTGGGCAAGGTGCACTTCTGGCTCACCATGATCGGTTTCCACACCACGTTCCTGGTGCAGCACTGGCTCGGCAACGAGGGCATGCCCCGCCGGTACGCCGACTACCTGCCCAGCGACGGCTTCACCACGCTGAACACGATCTCCACGATCGGCGCGTTCATCACCGGTATCTCCACGCTGCCGTTCATCTACAACTGCTGGAAGTCGTACAAGACCGGCCCCGTGGTCGAGGTCAACGACCCCTGGGGTCACGGCAACTCGCTGGAGTGGGCGACGAGCAGCCCGCCGCCGCTGCGCAACTTCGACCGGATGCCCCGCATCCGCTCCGAGCGGCCGGCGTTCGACGCGAAGTTCCCGGAGCTGGCCGCAGGCCAGACCCTGGCCGGCCCGCCGGAGGGCGGCGCCAAGCCGCTCACCAGGGAGTCGGACGGCGGGGCCAGCTACCGCGAGGACGTCGCAAGCGACATCGATCGGCACTGA
- a CDS encoding MFS transporter, translated as MKPYRQALALPGLRSLLLVAVLARIPLTATGVTLTFHVVFDLDRGYGAAGLVGAASTVGAAIGGPVLGRLVDRRGLRPVLVLTGIAEAIFWATAPSLQYSLLLPAAFVAGSLALPIFSVVRQSIAALAPEDQRRPAYALDSMSVELSFMIGPALAVALVTAISAQTTMYLVGGGIVAAGIALWVVNPPIRGAAEHAGPQRQVPHREWLTPRLFAVLALSAAATLVLGGTDVAVVAVLRASDEVGWTGAVLAIWAVASLAGGFAYGAVHRSFSPLTLTAALALCTIPVGLGGAHWWLLCLALIPAGALCAPTIAASSDAVSRLVPAEVRGEAMGLHGSAVTVGIAVGAPLAGAVIDASAPLWGFVVTGALGALVTLVVLPIELRRRRNAAAPPLSPPVEADLTPAAR; from the coding sequence ATGAAGCCTTACCGGCAGGCGCTCGCCCTGCCCGGCCTGCGGTCGCTGTTGCTGGTCGCCGTCCTCGCCCGCATTCCGCTCACCGCGACCGGGGTGACGCTGACCTTCCACGTGGTGTTCGACCTTGATCGAGGCTACGGGGCCGCTGGCCTGGTCGGCGCGGCCAGCACCGTGGGCGCGGCGATCGGCGGACCGGTCCTGGGCCGACTGGTGGACCGGCGGGGCCTACGTCCCGTCCTGGTCCTCACCGGCATCGCCGAGGCGATCTTCTGGGCCACCGCTCCCTCACTGCAATACTCCCTGCTGCTACCGGCCGCCTTCGTGGCTGGCTCTCTGGCCCTGCCCATCTTCTCTGTGGTCCGTCAGTCGATCGCGGCGCTGGCTCCGGAGGACCAACGCCGCCCGGCGTACGCGCTGGACTCGATGTCGGTGGAGCTGTCCTTCATGATCGGCCCGGCGTTGGCAGTGGCCCTGGTCACCGCGATCTCCGCGCAGACCACCATGTACCTCGTCGGCGGCGGCATCGTCGCGGCCGGGATCGCGTTGTGGGTGGTCAACCCGCCGATCCGCGGTGCCGCCGAGCATGCCGGCCCGCAACGCCAGGTGCCTCACCGCGAGTGGCTGACACCACGACTGTTCGCCGTGCTGGCGCTCAGCGCCGCAGCGACCCTGGTGCTCGGCGGCACCGACGTAGCGGTGGTCGCCGTGCTGCGGGCCAGTGACGAGGTCGGTTGGACCGGCGCGGTGCTGGCCATCTGGGCGGTAGCCTCGCTGGCCGGCGGGTTCGCCTACGGGGCCGTCCACCGCTCGTTCTCTCCACTGACGCTGACCGCCGCACTCGCCCTGTGCACCATCCCGGTCGGGTTGGGCGGTGCGCACTGGTGGCTGCTGTGCCTCGCGCTGATCCCGGCCGGCGCGCTCTGCGCGCCGACCATCGCGGCCTCCTCCGACGCGGTCAGCCGCCTGGTTCCGGCCGAGGTACGCGGTGAGGCGATGGGCCTGCACGGTTCGGCGGTCACCGTCGGCATCGCGGTCGGCGCACCGCTCGCCGGCGCGGTCATCGACGCCAGCGCACCGCTCTGGGGCTTCGTGGTCACCGGCGCGCTCGGCGCGCTGGTCACCCTCGTGGTGCTTCCGATCGAGCTACGCCGCCGCCGCAATGCAGCAGCACCACCTCTGTCCCCGCCCGTCGAGGCGGATCTCACCCCCGCTGCCCGCTAA
- a CDS encoding isochorismatase family protein, with amino-acid sequence MGSALIIVDVQNDFCEGGSLAVAGGAGVAAGISRLLASEPERWSHVVATKDYHVDPGAHFGDPPDFVESWPRHCVVGTTGSEFHPELDTGRIEVIFHKGEHAAAYSGFDGHAEDGECLADWLRRHDVDRVDVVGIATDHCVRATALDSAREGFTTTVLLELTAAVAPATTDVALRAMDGAGVTLHGQPVIRAA; translated from the coding sequence GTGGGCAGTGCGCTGATCATCGTGGACGTGCAGAACGACTTCTGCGAGGGCGGCTCGCTTGCTGTCGCCGGCGGTGCGGGGGTGGCCGCGGGCATCTCCCGGCTGCTCGCCTCCGAGCCGGAGCGGTGGTCGCACGTGGTCGCCACCAAGGACTACCACGTCGATCCGGGTGCGCACTTCGGCGATCCGCCGGACTTCGTGGAGTCCTGGCCCCGGCATTGTGTGGTCGGCACCACCGGGTCGGAGTTCCACCCCGAGCTGGACACCGGACGGATCGAGGTGATCTTCCACAAGGGCGAGCACGCGGCGGCGTACTCCGGGTTCGATGGGCACGCCGAAGACGGCGAGTGCCTGGCCGACTGGCTGCGCCGGCACGACGTGGACCGGGTCGACGTGGTCGGCATCGCCACCGATCACTGCGTCCGGGCAACCGCGCTGGACTCCGCCCGAGAGGGTTTCACTACCACCGTGCTGCTCGAGCTGACCGCCGCCGTCGCGCCCGCGACCACCGATGTGGCGCTGCGTGCCATGGACGGCGCTGGGGTTACCCTGCACGGCCAGCCTGTGATCAGGGCCGCATGA